GCTAGAGAAAATATTCAAAGCATTGAAAGCAACGCACTACATTTTACTGTAGAGGCTGGTGAAAATAGAAAAGCCACTTCTGGTGAGAGTGTGCGTAGTTTATCGAAGGTATCAACATCAACTGCAGGTGCCAAAGATCCAATTTTTGATGGCGGAAATAACTCACAACAAGACGAAGTAAAAAAAGCACACTTTGATTCTTTCTTCCTTATAGAAAAGTCTTTAAGTAGTTTGGCAGATGACAGAAAATATAAGGAGTGGTTTGGTTCGTATGATAACGCCAGGTTTAACAAGGTAAAAGACGTCTATAGCAAGATCAAAGACCGAATGGAAGGTACAGCTTTTACCTATGTATTAAGTGGTTCAGGCTGTAAGCGAAATACGTACGCCTACACGTATAAAGGAAGTGACAAAATATGGCTATGCGACCTGTTTTGGAAAGCTGATCCCATTGGTACTGATTCTAAAGCCGGAACGATGGTACATGAACACGCTCATGCTTCAGCAAGTATAGATGATATTGTGTACGGTCAAGCTAAAGCTAGGAAGCTCGCCCAAGATGAACCGGAAAAAGCGATAAAAAACGCCGATAACTACGAATATTATTCCGAACCCTTTTCAGATGATCTTCCAGTCTAATTAATAAAGTAGAGGATGTCAACTATGGAAGATAATAAGATAAGAACGCTATTGATCGTAATAGGATCAATTTTGGTATTAACCTTAGTAACCTATGGTTTATTTGTCAAGGAGCAGGGTTACATATTTTTACTGATAGTAATTGGTGGTATATTAGGTGGCTTGGCAAATTTCTTTCTACACTTTGTCAAAGTCTCAATACCCGATATTCAGGAAAAAAGAATTAGTGCAGAAGAACTCATCGAAAATCCTTGGGTTAATTTGCTGGGATATTTAGCTATCAGTATAGCAGTCTCCTTTTTAGTTCCTGTTTTAAACGCTGTTTTAGGTGAAGGGTTATTAGGTCTAAAATTTTTAGAAGACAAGGGATTAAAGACTACTACTGCTTATCAGGATGGTGTACTTATTGGCTACTGTGTATTCGTAAGTATGCTAGCCAAAAGAGTTCTATTCTCGCTAGCAGAAAGGGTACTACCTCAGAAGGAGCCAAAATCGAAGACATCTGATATAACGACTACATCTAGTAAAGAGGCATCAGAACTGAGTCCATTAAAGTATTTACTAGCTCAGGATGCCCGAACTCAGATAAATGACAATTTACAGGACAACGGTAATAATGAATATAGCAGCAGATTAGAAGTTGGTGGAGTTAACTGTAGTTTAGCTTTTCCAGCCAACTGCTGGGAAAGTGCTAGGGGAGCAGGCCATTCCAATTTTAGAGAGGTCTTAAATAAATGGACTGACCGGAGCTTTAATGTGTTGTCTAGATTTGTAAATGAAGAAAAGATTTCTCATATCACTTTCTCTGGAATTTGGCGGCCTCAAGGAGTACCTCACTCTTCGGGTAGAGGTATTGATATCACTATTATGGAAAGGTCAAATGACCGGGTTGTATTCAATAGAAACCAGG
This window of the Porifericola rhodea genome carries:
- a CDS encoding M35 family metallopeptidase, with translation MEKLKAKISLPNKNYKSDQDIILNFELYNPNDEGVYALTWYTPLEGLWSDCFKVTRNGESVPYDGPLAKRGQPTAEDYVFINGGGSVSKEVSIGQAYQVSEEGEYEAKLVTNIVDYVQIETKELNSKTLENSSARENIQSIESNALHFTVEAGENRKATSGESVRSLSKVSTSTAGAKDPIFDGGNNSQQDEVKKAHFDSFFLIEKSLSSLADDRKYKEWFGSYDNARFNKVKDVYSKIKDRMEGTAFTYVLSGSGCKRNTYAYTYKGSDKIWLCDLFWKADPIGTDSKAGTMVHEHAHASASIDDIVYGQAKARKLAQDEPEKAIKNADNYEYYSEPFSDDLPV
- a CDS encoding YEATS-associated helix-containing protein; this encodes MEDNKIRTLLIVIGSILVLTLVTYGLFVKEQGYIFLLIVIGGILGGLANFFLHFVKVSIPDIQEKRISAEELIENPWVNLLGYLAISIAVSFLVPVLNAVLGEGLLGLKFLEDKGLKTTTAYQDGVLIGYCVFVSMLAKRVLFSLAERVLPQKEPKSKTSDITTTSSKEASELSPLKYLLAQDARTQINDNLQDNGNNEYSSRLEVGGVNCSLAFPANCWESARGAGHSNFREVLNKWTDRSFNVLSRFVNEEKISHITFSGIWRPQGVPHSSGRGIDITIMERSNDRVVFNRNQGDNTPEPDLAKSLTNWWKNSGKSDINQFLGPWQICEVNQCVANNGSLGQHQNHLNHLHLTVNS